A single region of the Streptomyces sp. NBC_01262 genome encodes:
- a CDS encoding ATP-binding cassette domain-containing protein, translating into MPSSVMPMSRRANGQEPPAAVSAVGLRKSYDGKLVLDGVDLRIPAGTVFALLGPNGAGKTTAVKILSTLISADAGDLRVGGHDLAVDPQAVRAAIGVTGQFSAVDGLITGEENMLLMADLHHLSRSEGRRTAAELLERFDLVEAAKKPVSTYSGGMKRRLDLAMTLVGSPRIIFLDEPTTGLDPRSRHNMWQIIRELVSGGVTVFLTTQYLDEADELADRIAVLNDGRIAAQGTADELKRLIPGGHVRLRFADPAAYQSAAVALREVTRDDEALSLQIPSDGTQRELRSILDWLDATGIEADELTVHTPDLDDVFFALTGGTDIPNQPKENVR; encoded by the coding sequence ATGCCTTCATCTGTCATGCCCATGTCCAGGCGCGCCAACGGCCAGGAGCCGCCCGCCGCCGTCTCCGCGGTCGGCCTGCGCAAGTCCTACGACGGCAAGCTCGTCCTCGACGGGGTGGACCTGCGCATCCCGGCCGGCACCGTCTTCGCGCTGCTGGGCCCGAACGGCGCGGGCAAGACCACCGCCGTCAAGATCCTCTCCACCCTCATCAGCGCCGACGCCGGCGATCTGCGGGTCGGTGGTCACGACCTGGCCGTCGACCCGCAGGCCGTGCGGGCGGCGATCGGCGTCACCGGGCAGTTCTCCGCCGTGGACGGGCTGATCACCGGCGAGGAGAACATGCTCCTCATGGCGGACCTGCACCACCTCTCCCGCAGCGAGGGACGCCGCACCGCCGCCGAACTGCTTGAGCGCTTCGACCTGGTGGAGGCCGCGAAGAAGCCCGTCTCCACCTACTCCGGCGGCATGAAGCGCCGCCTCGACCTGGCCATGACGCTGGTCGGCAGTCCGCGGATCATCTTCCTCGACGAGCCGACCACCGGCCTGGACCCGCGCAGCCGCCACAACATGTGGCAGATCATCCGCGAGCTGGTCTCCGGCGGCGTCACCGTCTTCCTCACCACCCAGTACCTGGACGAGGCCGACGAACTCGCCGACCGCATCGCGGTGCTCAACGACGGCAGGATCGCCGCCCAGGGCACCGCTGACGAGCTGAAGCGGCTGATCCCGGGCGGGCACGTCCGGCTTCGCTTCGCCGACCCGGCCGCGTACCAGTCCGCCGCCGTCGCCCTGCGCGAGGTCACCCGCGACGACGAGGCGCTGTCCCTGCAGATCCCCAGCGACGGCACCCAGCGCGAACTGCGCTCCATCCTCGACTGGCTCGACGCCACCGGCATCGAGGCGGACGAGCTGACCGTGCACACCCCCGACCTCGACGACGTGTTCTTCGCCCTGACCGGCGGCACCGACATCCCCAACCAGCCCAAGGAGAATGTCCGATGA